In Effusibacillus lacus, one DNA window encodes the following:
- a CDS encoding sigma-54 interaction domain-containing protein, with protein sequence MQTIQTFFTDFVVVENPIRVKEALAIVRKNQARLLVLQKGEQPIGICDSHSVVLQTDRMSEPVVFSTEFKIINQNRMLCEADLAFPYVLIQNEDKRIVGWLDNAAVEIQCLKENYSQDLRDLTTDLEAIVDSIYDEILVVDARGNILRVSNRSANNMWGVNLSTVIGQNMLELEERGWFKPSVTRMVIEQKKKISVIQENRFGQKILAVGNPIFNRKKQLERIVIASRDITEVTKLEHELRQERKLTEKYRKEIDSLRKLHKIDEKTIIFQSNRMQELMSEVERVAGVESTVTLYGESGVGKELIAHAIHHLSARADRPFVKINCGSIPENLLESELFGYEKGAFTGALSEGKKGFFELADNGTLFLDEVAELPLNLQVKLLRAIQEREIMKVGGSRPVPINVRIITATNKNLEEMVWKGTFREDLFYRLHVIPLYVPALRERIEDIESLVYYFLDFFNRKFSSKKHFSEDALELLKAYHWPGNVRQLQNVIERAMVVTASQLITANELNKILGNRNTGMPPVQVNTIIPLQHAVELTEQQLIQMALSQYKTITKVAEVLEVSQPTISRRYQKLFTQVGNKS encoded by the coding sequence ATGCAAACCATACAAACGTTTTTCACAGATTTTGTTGTTGTTGAAAACCCAATCAGGGTTAAGGAAGCCCTGGCCATAGTCCGAAAAAATCAGGCACGTTTGTTGGTTTTGCAAAAAGGCGAACAGCCAATTGGAATTTGCGACAGCCATTCTGTTGTTTTGCAGACCGACCGCATGTCTGAACCGGTGGTATTCAGCACGGAATTCAAAATCATCAACCAAAACCGGATGTTGTGTGAAGCCGATCTCGCGTTTCCCTATGTACTGATCCAAAATGAGGACAAGCGGATTGTCGGCTGGTTAGACAACGCGGCTGTTGAAATCCAGTGTCTAAAAGAAAATTATTCCCAGGATTTGCGGGATCTTACCACGGATCTGGAAGCGATCGTTGATTCCATTTATGATGAGATTCTGGTTGTGGATGCGAGAGGAAACATCCTACGGGTTTCAAACCGAAGCGCCAATAATATGTGGGGGGTAAACCTTTCCACCGTCATCGGCCAGAATATGTTAGAGCTGGAGGAAAGAGGCTGGTTTAAGCCTTCCGTCACTCGAATGGTGATCGAGCAAAAAAAGAAAATCTCGGTGATCCAGGAAAACAGGTTCGGCCAAAAGATCCTTGCAGTGGGTAACCCGATTTTTAACCGAAAAAAACAATTGGAGCGAATTGTGATTGCTTCCCGGGATATAACGGAGGTAACGAAACTCGAACATGAATTGAGACAAGAACGAAAGCTTACTGAAAAGTATCGCAAAGAAATCGACTCGCTGCGCAAACTCCATAAGATTGACGAAAAAACAATCATTTTTCAGTCGAACCGGATGCAAGAACTGATGTCGGAAGTAGAACGAGTCGCAGGTGTAGAATCAACAGTGACTTTATATGGAGAATCCGGAGTTGGCAAGGAACTGATCGCTCATGCGATTCATCATCTGAGTGCACGGGCAGATCGGCCATTTGTAAAAATTAATTGCGGTTCCATTCCGGAAAACTTATTGGAGAGCGAATTGTTCGGCTATGAAAAGGGGGCGTTTACCGGCGCGCTCTCTGAAGGAAAAAAAGGATTTTTCGAACTTGCGGATAACGGGACTCTGTTTCTGGATGAGGTCGCCGAATTGCCCTTGAATTTACAAGTCAAACTGCTGCGAGCGATTCAGGAGCGGGAAATCATGAAGGTGGGGGGCAGCCGTCCGGTTCCGATCAATGTACGAATCATTACGGCTACGAATAAAAATCTGGAGGAAATGGTCTGGAAGGGAACGTTCCGTGAGGATCTTTTTTATCGTCTGCATGTGATACCTCTGTATGTTCCCGCCCTGCGCGAAAGAATCGAAGATATTGAATCGTTGGTCTATTACTTTTTGGATTTTTTTAACCGTAAATTTTCATCCAAAAAACATTTTTCCGAAGACGCCTTAGAGTTGTTAAAGGCTTATCATTGGCCGGGAAACGTAAGACAATTACAAAATGTGATTGAGCGAGCGATGGTGGTGACGGCAAGCCAATTGATCACAGCCAATGAACTGAACAAGATTTTGGGAAACCGCAATACCGGCATGCCTCCGGTTCAGGTAAATACAATTATCCCGCTCCAGCACGCTGTTGAACTGACAGAACAGCAGTTAATTCAAATGGCTCT